Proteins found in one Bacillota bacterium genomic segment:
- a CDS encoding AAA family ATPase, protein MKVSFWCKALVRYRLWGQVFRGTELSRVNCDGGGVRVYIRRVQVDNFRGITHLDVTLKPGLNLIIGPNNSGKSTLLQAIDMVLNPTTLWWRRDVPFRDDFWRGNTSTPIKVEILLGCGRKYCVDGDDSCPEAVALASASQAWRPCPLADYAIAYELENPNRFRTVDDDLDGTDLPEWELGVRVQMLATWNPRRGIR, encoded by the coding sequence TTGAAAGTCTCCTTCTGGTGTAAAGCCCTGGTGAGATACCGGCTGTGGGGACAGGTGTTCCGCGGAACGGAGCTAAGCCGGGTCAACTGCGACGGAGGGGGTGTCCGGGTGTATATCAGGCGTGTGCAGGTCGACAACTTCCGTGGAATCACACACCTCGATGTCACGTTGAAACCCGGACTAAACTTGATCATCGGGCCCAACAACTCCGGGAAGAGCACGCTCCTACAGGCCATCGACATGGTCCTGAATCCGACAACCCTGTGGTGGAGGCGTGATGTGCCCTTTAGGGACGATTTCTGGAGGGGGAACACGAGTACCCCCATCAAGGTCGAAATCCTGCTCGGATGCGGCCGAAAGTATTGTGTGGATGGCGATGATTCCTGTCCGGAAGCGGTTGCTCTGGCTTCCGCCTCGCAAGCCTGGCGACCCTGCCCCCTTGCAGACTACGCCATAGCCTACGAGCTCGAGAATCCGAACCGTTTTCGTACGGTCGACGACGATCTCGACGGAACCGACCTCCCCGAGTGGGAACTGGGGGTACGCGTCCAGATGCTGGCGACGTGGAACCCCCGAAGAGGAATACGTTGA